Below is a genomic region from Castanea sativa cultivar Marrone di Chiusa Pesio chromosome 2, ASM4071231v1.
CTTGTCCTTTTTGTTTAATTACAATCGTAGTGACAGAGGCAATAGTATTGCCAATTTATGAATTTATCAACAGCTCCATTCGCACAGCAGTTGAACAGTCCAAAACCACAAATGGAGCACGAAAGAAATTTGATATACTGAGATTCTGAACTAAAATAATTTCTGAAgataatttttcacatttttttgtgttttgtagtATTAGGAAAAAGTTGATCAGACAAAAACTATTTCTTAATTTCCTTTATTTAGTTTgacatgaaataaaattattttctgctaaaatattttagaaaagaattctAACTCACATCACGtcaagttaaataaataaaattaaaatatagttttccaactcattttaaaattactactaaatataagaaaattagctaattttattaaaaatacctTATAGAAaatgatttccaaaaattattAATGTCAAAACAAATATATCTTTTTAGTATATTTGATGACaatcaatttaataattagttAAGTAGAATTCAGTGGCGACCACATTATTAACTGTGGAatatttataatgaaaaaatgTCAATTATACATTTAAGCCATCAGTCACACATGATCTCTATAGGAGATGATGATGAGCGTAAAAAATGAAGTGATTGGCAAAGTAGATATGCTAGATTAAGAGCATGTCGGCAGTAGCTTCGTGAGATTAGAAGGGTGTGATTTgacaatgtttttgtttttttaaatatttttttttgtttttttgtttttgtttgagaagGAATGATTTGACAAAGTTGATGGCATGAAACTGTGACAATGGAAATGAACGTGCAGGTGAGTGGAAGGTTAGTGTGGTACGAGTGAAGGCTAGTGATTTAGTCAAATGCCAATAGATTAAAACTGAACGGCAAAATTGAGAGcatttctatcaaaaattttaaaaaatttagtttttaatatctcaaaaacttactttatttgttttaatatctcattttataatacactcaACATTaaaggttttatattttttaccacttcattaaatttttatttttatttttatttttttattctcaatctCATctatctctctgtctctcaagCCGTTTATCTTTCTCTGCAAAACAAAACTCTCTGTTTTTTACTCTGTCGGCTCTGTTCCAACGCAAATCCACAGTCACCATCAGCCAACCCAACCCACAACAAATCCAACCCAGCAAACCCATAGTCACCACCAACCACCATCACCCACCCACCTGCCACCACCGTACACCCCAACCCAAATCAACCCACCACTAGCCACTACCAATACAAAACAACCACCAAATCACAAAAACTAGCCATCAAATAACCAATCACAAAGCAATTACCAAAACCTAGCCATCACAAAtcaccaattacaaaaaaaccatcaaaaccCATCCATTACAAATCACcaaatcaccaatcacaaaacaaaaacccagccaccaaaTCACAAAAACAACCACCATCTCAAACACAAAATCAAGGCATCACAAAATTTCACCCACCACCAAACTGTGAGTGTGACCACCGTGACTAGGTGACCCACAGTGACCACCGAAGCACTGTAACTCACACCCATGGGAAACCAGTGGGAGAGTGAGGTTGGAGAGATTAAGAAATAGAAAGAACcaatgagaaagaaagaaaaaagatagagaagagagaaaccGGTGAAAGAgtgaagaaaatgagaaagaagagagagaaaagaaagtctgGAGAAAGATGACAAatagagaatatatatataaatttttttatttacaatctTGCTAAAGTGGGCTACTAGAGATAGTAGTCCACTATAGCTGGATTGCAAaattaataggatttaagagcattGATGGAGTATGCTTTTTAGCAtgctaaaatttagcatttatacCATTTTGCATTcttaatgagaatgctcttaggtAGCTTCAGAGTATTGCTATGAGATCTCGCAAAGTGTGTAGGCTCCATTGTGGGATCCACGCATGGGGTTTACTCATTTTGTGATAGCTCGGAGCAGTGTTCCGAAACTACCTAAGTTTTTCTCATAATTAAATTAGAGAATAGGTTAGTGAAGGTTAAAATGATTGGTTACTTTATTTGGTGAGAAAAATATAAGTACACACAACATTTGATTACTAATTTCACACATGTTGTTAAGGTGGTTGTTTTGTAATTAGTGTGCTATAAAATGATGATAGTGATGGACCTAGATAAAAATGATGTAGTCACCAATTATATTATGTCAACTTAAGAAGTTGTTAAAATTGTTCTCTCAATATAATTACTCATTTGTTGGAAGTAGTTACGCTAGTGATCAGAGTTAAGATagccaaataaataaataaaatcccatataacaacaataaaaataagcttaaataacaacaaaaataacctcaacaacaataatattaggccaaacaacaacaaatgaaCAAAGTATTCAacaaaatcccattaaaaaaaaaaaactcctaacCATTCAAATTTGTAACCGTTCAACACattctataaaaataattcataatttcaaatttcttataaaaacaACACTAGAGAGATGTTGTGGTAGTGAATTGGTGGCGTCAGTAGCTCTGCCCTCTTCTACTTTGCAATCGTAGCAGccctgctctctctctctctctctctctctctctctctctctctctctctctctctctctctctctctctctctctctctctctctctctctctctctctctctctccaattagTGCTAATTTCTCCCTTTTTAGAATGGCTCCAGTGGCTACATTTATGTTAAGTCTGGTCGCTCGGGCcgttgtaccttttttttttattatggtaTGGTATTGTCAGATCCGAACATAGGTCTACAATATTTGTTCACTTTCTCCATTTTTCTGTTCTCTATCATCATTTCAAACTTCCTCTCACTTTATTACTTTCATCTCAGAATTTTTTGTTCCCACTTTATCTCTCATTAGTAATTTTTTGCCTTTTCATTTTGTTagtagaaggaaattgtaaaattttatgtttttacatgttcttttttttttaaagtcaatatattcaagttctctttatattagattttgtataatttaagtttcttaatgtcTATCCtagaaaaaattcctagagccgccactaTTAAGACACATTTGGTATGTGTAGAGGGGTAAAAAGTAAGGCCTATTACCAGACCAGGCCTGGCCCATCTGAGGTTATACAAGCCTAATTACAACCCATATTGACCAAATGAAGCATGGCTAGAGATGCATACCTAGCCCGCCAACGAGAACCTGTCTCCACCGAGGATATATATTGGTGCATGGGAAAACCCGCTTGCCGAACATGAGATTTGGCGTTAGATGCAAGTTACTAGGCAATCTTCTCAATGGCAGAGTTTAGGACCCCACCTCTAGAAAATGATTTGACAAGTATGAGTAGTAGCTTGGACTTATAGATCCACTTAGATCTTAAAGGTGGAGGGGCTCACACACATGTGGAATATTCCACCATCACGAGGGCTCCACTAGGTCTTAAAATGAACCACTTATAGGACCTCCCATTGCAGGCTTAATCAGAcccaaaatacaaataaattgggGGTTCGGGCCCAACCAACCTAAGGTTGTTGGGCAAACAAAACCACACCACCACACTATGCTATAATAGATTATGTAATGGAATGCTTCATGTGTGATAACTATTTGatctttttttgaaaaggaatgGGTTGAACAGGGAAATCAGATGGTTTTGCTACATGAGTGTGATTACAATAGCATACTATCCATTAGGTCTTGGCCTGCAAACATAGAACCAATGAGTCATAGTATCTATTCCAATCCCACGAAAGTACTAGTGGGCATTGAATCGGAGATGTAGGGGTTTTCCCCAAAATTGTGAGATTTAACACTGAGACTTCCACTGTTCCAAAACACTTAGGAGGAAACTCAATGATTACTAGTCCACCACCTTCTATGACTATCTTTGGTTAATGTATTTATTTCAAGGGGGTGTATAAAGCTATATTTTATCTCTAagttatgttttgatttttttttttttttttgagaagcatatTGTAGATTCTGTTAAAGAGAAGCCAAATCGGCTAGGATTACAACATTGAAGCGTGGAGGAACATCCttcatccacaaaaaaaaaaaaacatgtgatatatttaacatgttttgcAAGATTATGAGTTATAAAATTGCCTTTATAACGAATGTGAAAAACGAATCTTACCAAAGGATTCTACAATCAACTttgtttcaaaaatcaaaatttctttaGGAAAGCTAGAGAGTCTTCTTCATCTTTCAACGAGTTGATGATAATCTCCGAGTCACTCTCAAAAACCTCTAATGAAACTCCAATTTCTAAATGAAtggtttaattatattaattagaaCTGGTCATAGAAAATGCTCATGCTTCCATAGAAAAACAAAACTTGATAATCTTCATCGGTTAAAGAGttggtgttttttattttttattttgggataGGGTAAGACTAAAGAGTTAGTGTTGATTTGACTAATAAAGAAGATTTTATTTCTCGACCCTTTTGAAGGCCAGTTTGGAAAATTTATCTAAGAAGTTTCGATTAgaatttacaatttaattaGGTAAGGTCTTAGAAATGGACTCGTAGCTGGAATAGCAATGTAAAACATGCAATCgttccttcaaaagaaaaagaaaaagaaaaagaaaaatatatgcagtcaaaaacaaattttgtctTTATAGTAAACGTAATGTTAGACACCCTTCATCACGGGGAAGAGATATTAGTTGTTAACACTTAACATCACAAATTCACACAAGACAACTAGCAAGCCATGTGATTTGAATAAATGCAGTCTCGGTGCAACACATTATGTTTTCATTTATAATCTCCCAAACCAGGAAGAGAatatatatgaaattctttaaaaaaaaataaaaaactggatttcaattatattttgatatatcgaactcatttttttatatatatattttcaaattatttgtcaaaaatattgatgatgcaaggaaaatcaatagactggatgcttcggatttgaaaggaccactcgctctctaatggcctgaaaaacaaaggaaaacgatcaaaggtgaccgggatcgccggccaagaaccctccgatggtaaagtcagttttctctctatatctttggagttccaatttcttgggaaaatgtTCAACGTACCTTCCATTGGTCTGAATGGctatttatatagtgtcctgggggcagttattgaaattgtaacctcccctgaaTTTCTGGAGGTCCggggttcttggataactcccataaccacCTGACAGTTGCATTTTCTCACACAACGGTCATTGGAAATTATGCGTGTATTATGGAATGGTAAAATGTGCTTAATAATTCTAAGTGTAAAAGCCTCGTCCATGAGTCTTtacgtggacgagtcctcttGGGATGGGCTGTGCGCATCCtttggacgagggatgtagcttcgctatcacccaAGGACGGCCTTGTGCGTTACCCTCGTCTTGatgataactcctggacggctgccgaggcgatgaccgtccagggacggtcTGAGCGTCTTTATccctcatcagttgccccctcgtcCAGGGGTTATGCAGCGTATTGACAGACTTTAGGACGagtctcttcttttcttttttctctctcttttttttttttttttttagaaacgtTCCACGTGTCACACATCCATAGGGGGTTGGTCATGTAGGTTTACTTCTTCGAGGCATGTGCCACGCGTTCCCTTCTGATCAGTTCCGTCACTGCGATTACCGAGACTCTtttacctataaatagtggtttccctctcatgctcttttcactttttcaaattttctgctttgacactctcgtccgtTGCTTCGCCTAAGAGTatcctcagcgtccttagtgtccctcgtctagagccaggtaatctCTCTACCCTTACTccagctttcctttttaagtgttaggacgttttcaatggcctcatgttcgtctagcgacagtgtggtcaaggccatagacgagtatcatgactCCTCTAGTTATAGCACCTCCAGTGATGGCAGTAGTAATAGTGGCCACACAACCGAGGAATACACATCCGGTGTTCTTGGAGTTCCTGTAGAAACCTTCCAAGAGAGTATTAGGACAAGGATAGCCTCGGGGGCTGATACCTCGACAAGCGTCCCATCGTCCTCTCCTTTAGACGAAGAAGAAACAGTATATAGTTGTGCCATAGAAATTCCTTCAAAGACGGACGAGAAGAGGTTAGAcgctcttaggagttggttccaGATTCCAGATGATCTGAACCTTAGGTTAGCCGTCAGAGGGGAGTGGTGTTGTCAACCCCGTTTTGGGATAGGTGTGTACGAAGCCTACCTGTTAGGGGGActtagatttcctttaaatgcctTTACGAGGGAGTTGCTTACCAGACTGGGCTTGGGGGTTTGTTAGTTTAACCCCAATGCGTGGAGActtattgtctctatgcaagtcttgtggagggaggtgtttgatgggaaccgtcctatcaccgtggacgagttcttgtattgttataaacccTCAGAGATAAGCCAATCTCAAGGCTTTTATCAGTTTAC
It encodes:
- the LOC142624857 gene encoding LOW QUALITY PROTEIN: NADH-ubiquinone oxidoreductase chain 1 (The sequence of the model RefSeq protein was modified relative to this genomic sequence to represent the inferred CDS: deleted 2 bases in 1 codon), with product MEMNVQPISANFSLFRMAPVATFMLSLVARAVVPFFYYGMVLSDPNIGLQYLFTFSIFLFSIIISNFLSLYYFHLRIFCSHFISH